One part of the Longimicrobium sp. genome encodes these proteins:
- the ribH gene encoding 6,7-dimethyl-8-ribityllumazine synthase: MIEHAGHFRGDGRRFGIVVARFNDFITRPLLAGARDCLLRHGVADDNIEAAWVPGAWEIPGTLAVLAASGRFDALIALGCVIRGATPHFDYVAGHAASGTAAVAAAHDLPVIFGVLTTDTIEQAIERAGTKAGNKGWDSALAALEMADLYATLKNGEKAG; encoded by the coding sequence ATGATCGAGCACGCGGGGCACTTCCGGGGTGACGGGCGGCGGTTCGGGATCGTCGTGGCCCGCTTCAACGACTTCATCACGCGGCCGCTGCTGGCGGGCGCGCGCGACTGCCTGCTGCGCCACGGCGTGGCGGACGACAACATCGAGGCGGCCTGGGTGCCCGGGGCGTGGGAGATCCCGGGGACGCTCGCCGTCCTCGCCGCCAGCGGGCGCTTCGACGCGCTGATCGCGCTGGGATGCGTGATCCGCGGGGCCACGCCGCACTTCGACTACGTGGCCGGGCACGCCGCCAGCGGCACCGCCGCGGTCGCCGCGGCCCACGACCTGCCGGTGATCTTCGGCGTGCTCACGACGGACACGATCGAGCAGGCCATCGAGCGCGCCGGCACCAAGGCCGGGAACAAGGGGTGGGACAGCGCCCTTGCCGCGCTGGAGATGGCCGACCTGTACGCCACGCTGAAGAACGGGGAGAAGGCCGGGTGA
- the nusB gene encoding transcription antitermination factor NusB encodes MRSRSKARGWALQGLYAWESRGGQPEDAMRILQTLFSTLRVSPANRPYAEVLVRLVATNLERIDALVLEALTNWRMERLAAIDRNVLRLGVAEMLFVDDVAPRITIREMVQLAEKYGTHDSPRFVNGVLDAVMRRVAPEGAAPAR; translated from the coding sequence GTGAGAAGCCGCAGCAAGGCCCGAGGGTGGGCGCTCCAGGGGCTCTACGCGTGGGAGAGCCGCGGCGGGCAGCCCGAAGACGCGATGCGCATCCTGCAGACGCTCTTCTCCACCCTGCGCGTGTCGCCGGCCAACCGGCCGTACGCCGAGGTGCTGGTCCGCCTGGTGGCCACCAACCTGGAGCGCATCGACGCGCTGGTGCTGGAGGCGCTCACCAACTGGCGGATGGAGCGCCTGGCGGCCATCGACCGCAACGTGCTGCGCCTGGGCGTGGCCGAGATGCTGTTCGTGGACGACGTGGCGCCCCGCATCACCATCCGCGAGATGGTGCAGCTGGCGGAGAAGTACGGGACCCACGACAGCCCGCGCTTCGTGAACGGCGTGCTCGACGCGGTGATGCGCCGGGTCGCGCCGGAAGGGGCCGCGCCGGCGCGGTGA